The following is a genomic window from Streptomyces sp. BHT-5-2.
CATGCGCTGCGCGGGCAGGGGCTCGCGCCCGGCGACGGTGTGGGGCTGTTTTTGGCCAACCGCGTGGACTCCGTCCTCGTGCAGCTCGCCGTCCATCTCATCGGCTGTCGCGTCGTGTTCCTGCCGCCCGAGCCAGGGCCCGGCGAGCTCGCCGCGCTGGTCGAGCAGTCCCGGGCGCGCGCCGTGGTCACCGACCCGACCTTCGCACAACGGGCCGCCGACGCGGCCGGCCGCAGCATCCACGCCCCCGTGCTGCTCAGCCTCGGGCCCTGTGAGCAGCAGTGCGCGGACCTGCTGGCCCTGGCCGCCGAGTGCCCGGCCGTGCGCCCGGAGGGCGTGCCCGCCCCGGGAGCGGATGAGGCCGTCACCGTCCTCTACACCGGCGGCACCCTGGGCCGTCCCAAGCTGGCCGCGCACAGCCACCGGCTCTACAACATGCTGGTGGACCTGGTCGATGACGCCCAGCAGGAATCCGGCTCCGCGTTCTTCCCGAACATGGACCAGGGCACGGACAGGGTGCTCGCCGCCACACTGCTCACGCACGGCAGCGGCCACCTCACCTCGCTCCAGGCTCTGGTGACGGGGTCCGCCCTCGTCGTGCTGCCCGAGTTCGAAGCGGGCGCGGCGTTGGCGGTGCTGCGCGAGGAGCGCATCACCGCGACGATGTTCGTACCGCCCATGCTCTACGCGTTGCTCGACCACCCGGAGTGCAAGCCGGGCGTCCTGCCCGCGCTGCGGCGGATCGTCGTCGGCGGCGCGGCCACGTCGCCCAGTCGGCTACAGCAGACGGTCGAGGTGTTCGGACCCGTGCTCAGCCAGGGCTACGGGCAGTCGGAGGCGCTCGGAATCACCGCCTTCGGTGCGGAGGACCTCGCCTCGGAGGCAGCCCGGCGCCCCGAGCTCTGGCGCAGCTGCGGTCGTGCGATAGCTGATGCCGAGATCGAGATCCGTGCCGAAGACAGCACGGAGGCACTGCCTGCCAGGCAGGTCGGCGAGGTGTGCGTCCATGGCGAGACGGTGATGCTGGGCTACTTCGAGGACCCGGAGCGCACCGCTGCGGCGCTGCAGGACGGCTGGCTGCGCACCGGGGACATGGGGTACCTCGACGCCGAGGGGTACCTCTACCTCGTCGACCGGGCCAAGGACATCATCGTCACCGGCAGCACCAGCGACAACGTGTACTCGAGGGTGCTGGAGGACTTCCTCCTCACGCTGCCCGGTGTGCGCAACGCGGCGGCGGTGGGGATGCCGGACGAGGAGTACGGGGAGGCCGTGCAGATCTTCCTGGCCACGGCCGAGGGTGCTGACGTCGACCCGGAGGCGGTCGCCGCGGCGGTTACCGCCGAGTTGGGCGAGCTGTACACGCCACGGGAGACAGTGCTGATGGATCAGCTGCCGACAACCAAGGTGGGCAAGGTCGACAAGAAGGCGCTGCGCGCCGCGTGGACGAGCGGCGCCCTGCGCACGCCGTAGGTTCACCTCGTCCTTCCGCCCTTTCCGCCCTTTCGGCGGGAAGGGCGGAAGGACAGCGCCGCCGAACTGCGCCGAACGTAGGCCATCCGTCTGGGTGTTGCGCCACCGGGGTCCGTGGGGCCAAGGTGTGAGGCTCACTGCGTGTTGTCGACAGCGGTGTGCGGCGGCAGGGGGGTTGCTTTGGGGTCGGGAACAGCATCGCCGGACGAGGGTGGGGTCGGCGGGGACGCGGCCAGGGTGCGTGATGTGGTCCGCGATGTCGTGGCGGCGGTGGCTGCTGAGGAGTTGCCCGTCGTGGACGCGCTGGCCGGGTTCGACGACGCGACTGTCTTGCAGCGGTTACGACGGCGGCGCCGTCGGCGGGAGCCACTGGGCTTCGGTCTGGACGAGGTCGCGGTGTTGGTGACCCCGGTGGTGTGGCTGGGAGTGGACCAGGCGGCCAGGCGGATCGCGGACAGCGCGGTGGACGGCGCGTCGAAGGGAGCGAAAGCCGTGCTGCGCAAGGTCTCGCGACGCCCTACCTCGCCCGTCGTGGTACCGCCGCTGACCCCCGCGCAGTTGGGCGAGGTGCGGCGGGCCATGCTGGAGATGGCCGTGCAGCGGGGCCTCGCGCAGGAGCAGGCGGTGGCGGTCGCCGACGCGGTGGTGGCCCGGCTGGCGGTGCCGGACGATGACCCGCAGGATCCCGGCGAACGCCCGCCACCCGAAGGCGAGGCGTGACGCGCGCGGCCCCCGCCCGGCCCAGGGTGGACGAGCGGGCGATGAGCGCGGGCACCACGATGCGGTTCGTGCTGCTGCTGGTGCTCATGGTGGTGGCCAGCGGCACGATGATCTTCGGGGTGCTTTCCGGCCTGAACAGGTCGAGTGGGTTGGGCTGCCTGCTGGCCGCCGGGGCGGATCCCAACCAGGGCACGGTGGCGGCCACGTCGACCAGCGTCATCACCCAGTCCGACGCGTACGACGCCTGCGAAGCACGCTTCAACTCGTCGCTGCCGTGGTGGCTGGGCCTGGCGTGGCCGGTCCTGCTGCTGGTGGTGGCCGGCGTACTGTTCGTCGGCCTGCCGGCGTGGAAGACGCGGCGTGGCCGGGTCGTCCCGCTGGAACTGGTCGACCGCGACGGCGCGTTCCGGCGGCTGCTGGCGGACCTGGTCGACGTGGCCGGCCTGACCCGCGCGCCGCGGTTCGTCGTCGATCCCACGGCGATCTCGGCCGGGGCGGTGGTGTTCGGGCGCGACCGGCGTGCCACGGTGTGCCTGCACGCCGGCCTGCTCGCCCGCAGGGCTGCCGACCCCGAGGGCTTCCGGGCCGTGCTGCTGCATGAACTGGCCCATGTCCGCAACCGCGATGTCACCATCGCCTACACCACGGTCGCCCTGTGGCGGGCGTTCCTCGTCCTGGCGCTCATGCCGTATCTGCTCTGGGCCGTCTACGGCCTCATCGACGGCCTGGGGTCGCCGTTCTGGCCCGGCGTGGGGCCGGTCGCGACCAGGAGCCTGCTGCTGCCGGTGTTGCTGGTGCCGCTGGTGTACCTCGCGCGGGCGGATGTGCTGCGCAGCCGGGAAGTCTATGCGGACCTGGCCGCGGTGCGCTGGGGCGCGGACCCCCGGGGCTGGGCGATCCCGGTCGCCGGCCGTGCCGGTGGCGCGTTGCGGCGGGCGGTCGGCTCGTTCGTCGAGTTGTGGCGAACCCACCCGCGATGGGATCTGCGCCGGGCGAGCCTGGACGACCCGGCTCAGTTGTTCGGCGCGAGCCCGCTGTCGATGTTCCTCACCGGGGCCGCCGCCATCGTGGTCAACTCCCAGATGTGGGACTACGTCGGACGGTTCAACCTGGTGGGTGCCTGGGCCTCCGGGACGATCGCGTTGGTCGCGGCGGCGTTGGTCACCGCAGTGGCCGGGACCGTGTTGTGCCGGGCCGTCGCCCACGCCATGGTCACCGGGAGCCGGGTGCCCTCCGGGGTGCGGGCCGGGCTGTGGTTGGGGGCCGGGATGGCGGTGGCGGAGTTCGGCGACGACCGCGTCGCGGTGTTGGAGTGGCTGCCCGACCAGCCCGAGGCGCTGCTGCTGCCGGTGCTCGCCGGTGCGGTGTTCGCATTGTGGACCACGCGGTGCGCCCGGCTGTGGCTGCGGGCGTGGCGGGGAGTCAGTAGCCGGACCGCGATGCTGATTGCCTTGGCCGGCGCCTTACTGGTGTTGTCCGGGTGGTTCTCCTGGTGGCAGCAGACCGGCGTGCAGCTGGCCTTCCAATGGCCCTTCAACGTCTCGGCGATGCGCGACGCGCTGACGCAGGGGCAGCCTCCTGGACAGGTCGCCGAGCACGCCGCCGCACTGTCGGTGATCGCCGGGGTGTCGTCGGTGCTGGGCACGTCGGCGGAGCTGCCCCTGGTCCCGACTGCGGCAGCGGCGATGTGGGTCGTGCCCCTGCTCGCCCAGCTTGCCCGGCCGGCCGTCGGCGCGCCTCGGTGGGCTCGCGACGCCGTGCGGGACGACGCGGACGGGTCCGTGCCCTGGGAGGCGTCGCCGCCCCTGCTACGCGCCGTGCGGCCCGGTCTGGCGGGCGGGGCGGTGGGCTGGGCCGTGGTCGTCGGTGTGATGGCGTGGACGCACACCTGGCAACCACCGCTCGGGCTGCGCGGCGTCGAGTACCTGATCTTCGAGGGATGGGGGCTGGTGGCCCTAACGATGGCTGCGGCCGTCGCCGCGGTGGCCGCGGACATCGCGGCCCGCGGCCACCGGCTGTCCGTGGCGCTCGTCGCGGCGGGGACGGCCGTGGTCACCGGGTACTGCGGGATGTTCGCGCTCACCTCGCTGGACGGGTGCGTTCCGTCGCTGACCGTCCTGCAACCGTCCTGCCAGTGGCGGCCCGTTGAGGCATGGCGGGACGCGCAGCCCATTCTGGGCCCGGCCCTCGTGCTCGGCGTGGCCGCCGCGGTCCTGGCGGCCGCCATCGGGGCGGCGGTCCGGGTCTGGTGGCGGCGCGGCACCACACCCCAGCGGGCCTCCGTACCCACAGGTGTGACGGGCACGCGGCTGGCCGTCCGCCGTGCCGGAGTCGGCTTGCTCTGCGCCACCGCCGTGGGCATCGCCGTGACCCAGGAGGCACTCCACGCGGGGCAACCCTCGTCGGCGCCCGCCGACGCGCACGCGCAGCTGCCTGCCCCGGTCGACCAGGCGCCGGCCCCACCTCAGGTCAAGAAACTGCAAGTGGCCGCGTGGTGGACGTACGGCGGCCAGGATTTCGCCGGCCACCGTCTCGGCCGGATCATGGGCGGCATGGGCAAGGTGCTGCGGGACGCCGCGACATCCCCTGACCCGAACGACCCCGACGGCGTTCTTTCCAGTCTGCGCCCGCTGTGCGCGGACCTCGGACAACTCACCCGGGACGCCCACGGATATTTCCGCGTCCCCGACCCGCAGGCGCAACGACTGTGGGCGACGTTCCTCACGCAGGCCGACAAAGGCAGCGCGGACTGCCTGGCGGCGCTGGACCAGCACGACCGCAGGCTGTTGAACTCGGCCACCCAACAGGAGATCCTCCACG
Proteins encoded in this region:
- a CDS encoding class I adenylate-forming enzyme family protein, whose protein sequence is MIVNAQETSESRIYIDRILEHWNKDEDAEALVQGAQRLTRGEARRQLFRLGHALRGQGLAPGDGVGLFLANRVDSVLVQLAVHLIGCRVVFLPPEPGPGELAALVEQSRARAVVTDPTFAQRAADAAGRSIHAPVLLSLGPCEQQCADLLALAAECPAVRPEGVPAPGADEAVTVLYTGGTLGRPKLAAHSHRLYNMLVDLVDDAQQESGSAFFPNMDQGTDRVLAATLLTHGSGHLTSLQALVTGSALVVLPEFEAGAALAVLREERITATMFVPPMLYALLDHPECKPGVLPALRRIVVGGAATSPSRLQQTVEVFGPVLSQGYGQSEALGITAFGAEDLASEAARRPELWRSCGRAIADAEIEIRAEDSTEALPARQVGEVCVHGETVMLGYFEDPERTAAALQDGWLRTGDMGYLDAEGYLYLVDRAKDIIVTGSTSDNVYSRVLEDFLLTLPGVRNAAAVGMPDEEYGEAVQIFLATAEGADVDPEAVAAAVTAELGELYTPRETVLMDQLPTTKVGKVDKKALRAAWTSGALRTP
- a CDS encoding M56 family metallopeptidase, translated to MTRAAPARPRVDERAMSAGTTMRFVLLLVLMVVASGTMIFGVLSGLNRSSGLGCLLAAGADPNQGTVAATSTSVITQSDAYDACEARFNSSLPWWLGLAWPVLLLVVAGVLFVGLPAWKTRRGRVVPLELVDRDGAFRRLLADLVDVAGLTRAPRFVVDPTAISAGAVVFGRDRRATVCLHAGLLARRAADPEGFRAVLLHELAHVRNRDVTIAYTTVALWRAFLVLALMPYLLWAVYGLIDGLGSPFWPGVGPVATRSLLLPVLLVPLVYLARADVLRSREVYADLAAVRWGADPRGWAIPVAGRAGGALRRAVGSFVELWRTHPRWDLRRASLDDPAQLFGASPLSMFLTGAAAIVVNSQMWDYVGRFNLVGAWASGTIALVAAALVTAVAGTVLCRAVAHAMVTGSRVPSGVRAGLWLGAGMAVAEFGDDRVAVLEWLPDQPEALLLPVLAGAVFALWTTRCARLWLRAWRGVSSRTAMLIALAGALLVLSGWFSWWQQTGVQLAFQWPFNVSAMRDALTQGQPPGQVAEHAAALSVIAGVSSVLGTSAELPLVPTAAAAMWVVPLLAQLARPAVGAPRWARDAVRDDADGSVPWEASPPLLRAVRPGLAGGAVGWAVVVGVMAWTHTWQPPLGLRGVEYLIFEGWGLVALTMAAAVAAVAADIAARGHRLSVALVAAGTAVVTGYCGMFALTSLDGCVPSLTVLQPSCQWRPVEAWRDAQPILGPALVLGVAAAVLAAAIGAAVRVWWRRGTTPQRASVPTGVTGTRLAVRRAGVGLLCATAVGIAVTQEALHAGQPSSAPADAHAQLPAPVDQAPAPPQVKKLQVAAWWTYGGQDFAGHRLGRIMGGMGKVLRDAATSPDPNDPDGVLSSLRPLCADLGQLTRDAHGYFRVPDPQAQRLWATFLTQADKGSADCLAALDQHDRRLLNSATQQEILHAGAVGAQVATWISKVVSGDGSAKPPGTAGPDGGAAALSAAVKKAMAGKGSVKLTAQVSMGSVSTTDEHCLMRLRSAAVAMDCVVATSALGTQWTAHMIVLPDTAYLSMPDMLRLPGGKQWAKLGADGKNPISAMLAESTKRLQNSMDVNATVPPGAQIVGAAREQVDGKPTTRFDIAYDVRAAADAATSDVDKQSLLALAQSGVSTVTRQLWVDEANLPVQIAGTVTLPQYGPMATKVKFTDWDVPADIQPPPADQVGSMPGD